From a region of the Novipirellula artificiosorum genome:
- a CDS encoding hybrid sensor histidine kinase/response regulator: protein MNRSTQTTQNVAMARKLICIGDPMTIPSDVSEEDIVVVDGSAAVVDELEDPAVEGVWISRNKLPELSELRGISQSGVMLRDMPEGVALLDSDLRVLWANRRLLQWAGNRTESPVGRNFYEILSNPEIMGPDFCPFHTALATGDESNSTLQTAENCYFQVHVAPLQHPDHSRQLVVTVNDITDEILQQQKLAAIHQAGRELADLRPSEIFMMEVDERIDLLKENIRHYLSDLLNFEVIEIRLLEQATGTLMPLLSVGIDQDAADRQLFAHPQGNGVTGYVAASGVSYVCHDVVNDPLFIPGVANSRSSLTVPLMLHDQVLGTVNIESPEVNAFGDSDLQFLEIFARDIAFALNTLELLVAQKANTAQQSCDAIHSAVALPVDEILNDAVNVMEQYIGHSSEVTDRLRRVLRNARDIKQTIQQIGQRMTPLEAVPVGAHSPHHAALRDKRVLVVDADEQVREDAHELLERYGCIVETAHKGDEALLMVRGSDDPAHYDVIISDIKLPDYSGYQLMLRLGELMNHVPMVLMTGFGYDPGHSIVKARQNGLHPKGVLFKPFRLDQLVDVVKTILDDSDDKRKNPPPSRESTSDGEEIMGA from the coding sequence ATGAATCGGTCGACACAGACAACACAGAACGTAGCGATGGCTCGAAAACTGATCTGCATCGGTGACCCCATGACCATACCGTCCGATGTTTCGGAGGAGGACATCGTCGTTGTTGACGGATCGGCTGCGGTAGTGGACGAGTTGGAGGACCCGGCAGTTGAGGGAGTCTGGATTTCCCGCAATAAGCTGCCTGAATTGAGCGAGCTGCGGGGGATTTCGCAAAGCGGGGTCATGCTCCGCGATATGCCTGAGGGCGTTGCTTTGCTGGATTCGGACCTTCGGGTTCTGTGGGCAAACCGGAGGCTATTGCAGTGGGCGGGCAACCGCACCGAGTCGCCGGTGGGTCGGAATTTCTACGAAATTCTTTCGAACCCTGAGATCATGGGACCCGATTTCTGTCCGTTCCACACCGCCCTTGCAACGGGCGATGAAAGCAACAGCACGCTGCAAACGGCCGAGAACTGCTACTTCCAGGTCCATGTCGCTCCGTTGCAGCATCCCGACCATAGCCGCCAATTGGTCGTCACCGTCAACGATATCACCGACGAAATCTTACAGCAGCAAAAATTGGCTGCCATCCATCAAGCTGGTCGCGAATTGGCTGATCTGCGGCCTTCGGAAATCTTCATGATGGAAGTCGACGAGCGGATCGACTTGCTTAAAGAGAACATTCGGCACTACCTCAGTGACCTGCTGAACTTTGAGGTCATTGAAATTCGCCTGCTTGAACAAGCCACGGGCACGCTGATGCCGCTGTTGAGTGTCGGCATTGACCAAGATGCTGCGGACCGACAACTTTTTGCTCACCCCCAGGGAAACGGCGTCACGGGTTATGTGGCCGCCAGCGGGGTCAGCTACGTTTGCCACGATGTCGTCAACGATCCACTGTTCATTCCCGGTGTCGCCAATTCCCGTAGTTCGTTGACCGTTCCCTTGATGTTACATGATCAAGTGCTCGGGACGGTCAACATCGAAAGCCCCGAGGTGAATGCATTTGGTGACAGCGATTTGCAGTTCCTCGAGATCTTTGCTCGCGATATCGCTTTCGCGCTCAATACCTTGGAATTGTTGGTGGCACAAAAAGCGAATACGGCCCAGCAAAGCTGCGACGCGATTCATAGCGCTGTCGCACTTCCGGTCGATGAGATTTTGAACGATGCGGTCAACGTGATGGAGCAATACATCGGCCATAGCAGCGAAGTGACCGATCGTTTGCGGCGCGTCCTTCGCAACGCCCGGGACATCAAGCAGACGATCCAACAGATCGGGCAGCGGATGACTCCGCTTGAGGCAGTGCCGGTTGGAGCCCATTCGCCGCATCATGCGGCGCTCCGAGACAAGCGAGTCTTGGTGGTCGATGCTGACGAACAAGTTCGCGAAGACGCGCATGAACTGCTTGAGCGGTACGGTTGTATTGTCGAAACCGCTCACAAGGGCGACGAAGCATTGCTGATGGTACGCGGTAGCGACGATCCGGCCCATTACGATGTCATCATCAGCGACATCAAGTTGCCCGATTACAGCGGGTACCAATTGATGCTGCGGTTGGGCGAATTGATGAACCACGTGCCAATGGTGTTGATGACTGGATTTGGTTACGACCCAGGCCATTCGATTGTGAAGGCGCGACAAAACGGATTGCATCCCAAAGGTGTCCTGTTTAAACCGTTCCGCTTGGACCAACTCGTCGATGTTGTCAAAACCATCTTGGACGACAGCGATGATAAGCGAAAGAATCCACCGCCGTCGAGGGAATCGACATCGGATGGTGAGGAAATCATGGGGGCGTAG
- a CDS encoding tetratricopeptide repeat protein, with protein MPNTNDSSEAETPRSADADASVDAQPVAPQDSANPMEGGRWRPVRPEELLRKNPPSVDMDGSAEPVIKVRRQRRQELEHHVRSCPTDIEAYRELAAIYRKDERPQEAARVLTEAGRLFPDDPTLLWELEEARLARSLQQYREVSDLAARLKTPEVDRELKRSRDDWAYRRIEICKARLARDPSHKHLRLVLAEAQMDCEQHDEAIVELDELLKLDEFSSQASLLKGRCLLQLGRDAEAMVSLRAAGLRRAVVAPLPIRVAALRLLCDTAERLGIELTLEHYRNHLATLEQDLAKQAKPS; from the coding sequence ATGCCCAACACGAACGATTCATCGGAGGCTGAAACGCCTCGATCGGCCGACGCTGACGCCTCCGTTGATGCCCAACCCGTGGCGCCACAGGATTCGGCCAATCCAATGGAGGGCGGTCGCTGGCGTCCGGTCCGCCCCGAGGAATTGTTGCGAAAGAACCCGCCATCGGTTGACATGGACGGGTCGGCGGAGCCGGTCATTAAGGTTCGCCGTCAACGTCGCCAAGAGCTCGAACATCACGTCCGTTCGTGTCCCACCGATATCGAGGCCTATCGTGAATTGGCTGCGATCTACCGCAAAGATGAACGGCCTCAGGAAGCAGCACGCGTGCTGACCGAAGCGGGTCGACTGTTCCCGGATGACCCGACTTTGCTTTGGGAGCTCGAAGAAGCTCGCTTGGCACGGTCGCTACAACAGTACCGTGAAGTGAGCGACTTGGCGGCGAGGTTGAAGACACCGGAGGTCGATCGCGAATTGAAACGGAGTCGAGATGATTGGGCGTACCGCCGCATCGAGATTTGCAAGGCGCGGTTAGCAAGAGATCCGTCGCACAAGCATTTGCGGTTGGTGCTGGCAGAAGCCCAGATGGACTGCGAGCAGCATGATGAGGCGATCGTGGAACTCGATGAATTGCTGAAGCTTGACGAGTTTTCGTCCCAAGCGTCGTTGTTGAAGGGCCGCTGTCTGTTGCAACTCGGACGTGATGCCGAAGCGATGGTGTCACTCCGCGCGGCTGGACTTCGCCGCGCCGTCGTCGCACCCTTGCCGATCCGAGTGGCTGCCCTGCGTTTGTTGTGCGATACCGCCGAGCGATTAGGCATCGAATTAACGCTTGAGCACTACCGAAACCATTTGGCGACCCTCGAACAAGACCTCGCCAAGCAAGCCAAGCCTTCCTAA
- a CDS encoding sugar phosphate isomerase/epimerase family protein has protein sequence MPRRYAICNETFQDWTLDRATAYAKAAGYTGWEVAPFMLASGPRQFSKSQRDDYRDTVVSAGLELVGLHWLLAKTEGFHLTTLDENVRRRTSDYFAELAEWCSDLGGDVMVLGSPGQRNLTEGQSMDQAMQNAAEVLAAVVPVLHQYGVRIALEPLGPAEGNFLNTAAEARRLQSMIASPLIGLHLDVKAMSTEQVPIDQVIRDNADWMIHFHANDPNLLGPGMGDVEFGPIFAALDQVGYEGWVSVEVFDYAPGVERLVTESMQNMIAAQTT, from the coding sequence ATGCCACGTCGCTATGCGATCTGCAATGAAACGTTTCAAGACTGGACGCTCGATCGGGCAACTGCGTATGCGAAGGCTGCGGGTTACACCGGTTGGGAAGTCGCTCCCTTCATGCTGGCCAGCGGTCCCCGCCAATTCTCAAAGTCGCAGCGAGACGACTACCGTGACACCGTGGTATCGGCAGGTTTGGAACTCGTCGGGTTACACTGGTTGTTGGCCAAGACCGAAGGCTTCCACTTGACAACGCTCGACGAGAACGTTCGCCGGCGAACGAGTGACTATTTCGCCGAATTGGCTGAATGGTGCAGCGACCTCGGTGGCGACGTGATGGTACTCGGTTCACCCGGGCAACGGAATTTGACCGAAGGCCAATCGATGGACCAGGCAATGCAAAATGCCGCGGAGGTCTTGGCGGCCGTTGTGCCAGTGCTGCATCAGTATGGCGTTCGCATTGCGCTCGAACCGCTCGGCCCCGCCGAAGGCAACTTCTTGAACACCGCCGCCGAGGCACGACGCTTGCAGTCGATGATCGCGAGCCCACTCATTGGGTTGCATTTGGATGTCAAAGCGATGAGCACCGAGCAAGTGCCGATCGACCAAGTGATTCGCGACAACGCAGATTGGATGATTCATTTTCATGCGAACGACCCCAATCTGTTGGGACCAGGGATGGGGGACGTTGAGTTTGGACCGATCTTTGCCGCACTCGATCAGGTCGGTTACGAGGGTTGGGTGAGCGTCGAGGTGTTTGACTATGCACCGGGCGTCGAGCGATTGGTGACCGAAAGCATGCAGAACATGATTGCAGCTCAAACCACATAG
- a CDS encoding Ig-like domain-containing protein → MIKRSEPTHFPKSIRNRKPRRKQKRRLMLEGLEQRQLLAGDLPLLSPNQIPTYDGPRNIGSVQSFPFAETETSNTFGANDSYSTANYVPLGNQSGQHDTIDLTGTLTFGQVTTGGAFRSDVDVFAFDLKAGDILDIATQGAAQSYTLFYGNGQAWYGVDDLQTLYPLDSPLQTEGNAAFAQVIPEDGRYYMEVIASNALQSYTIGLRTYRPVTEQLPVGANQVVFLDFDGHSLPADIFNASIGGGGIPVGGRFFVPSLRDTLTDYGVQVANEAAYQELVRSVIVQTEEIFASIAQTGNNGDFATSGVPGEFGVTILNSEDHPDPGSNPLVSRILIGGSEALFGIGTVGIASNIDIGNFDLTGIAIFENENVFDLATAFPIDPSKSILDGVARSLAAVSAHEMGHLLGMRHTNGDNAQGTLVDEGGSLVSAAYILGVGADGIYGTVDDTEARFLNDRFSANEGLLGNSRFAQEISHVLSTGKVGGSASGRVFRDVNRDGNGTGDVGLAGVTVFTDLNSNGLLDAGESRTVSAADGSFTLPMVIGTDAIVAITPTQYVASTPTSIPVSNGTSGPLNFGFTQVVSDITGTKFLDTDGDGIKDAGEQGIEGVYIYLDLDGDNRPDIGEPSSRTKADGSYSINFPGSGTYTIREVVQPGYVQTLPGQASDYEYTVTYNGIALGDNFDFGNQPSQDYGDAPNTYLTSDSVGGASHGILAGLLLGATVDREADGAPSVGADGDDITGAVGGGGIVIDDEDGVRQVSPFGLGSTGQFEVSVTNTTGAQAYLQGFMDFDGDGTFNGPGEHFAVDRVVSTGLTNSPIIVNVPVPAGAVVGDTYARFRISQSSGIGAAGFVDTGEVEDYRVSILPSSNVANDDMATVSRNSVGNQLFPLANDFETSLNPLTIVSLNNNGTQGTVRVSDDGRSVFYTPKTNFIGRDVFGYTVRDQFGNLNSAGVEVDVTYQSNVPIAVDDIFHIPEGSTKRALNVLDNDLSSLSGGLSIASVVPSGNGSTVEIISGGQSIYYTPPTSGYNGTDQFVYSVIDGAGNTASAEVTVNVLPLSLNDDVVAYSIEFLDPINGTPISNLRLDSTNPALNRFKVRVSVDDLGTINTGNPEGVASAFLDLLFTDELVSTVSTDNNPLFPFDIDFGPLFEGRTFQQGNSQTPGLIDDVGGVQQNLVNPISHTGPAELFTITFEALSPGVAVFSADPADDAQSETVLIGEDVALTDNQLRFGQPILDSVTGNVIGYGNAEFTIFAGDGNYVSAIDDAFMVGVDSDGNVISQGSSSPAVLRVLQNDVFVGATLQEFKQVIEPAQGTLTVNTNGTPSDLNDDYFEYRPNTNAAASGFDQFTYLIVTDDGFRSTAQVTLAYGNANLDDEVNIDMSFVDENGNPISGDSLRVGDRFGVQVNLEDLRASSTFVFAGFLDVLYTANTIRPADTFLVDDFDFDVIIGDEYNRSGAVGTALRAGIIDEFGTFSDRGNAQPGDYDDLNSEPENTLATLFFDVVAPGPISILGSPADSFPYQDTLLFQEDDPVPVSKIRYDALTATVPNVAQGEFIQNPALAPDVNGDNIVSPIDALIVINAMANAATGGAEGESILASKYFYDVNGDQKLSPIDALQVINYLTAHKSIPTASSESEQVAFALPSASADSGSSDVEPSDSVFAELSSGEVKVVSVGDAPASGSLAMPQFEATTSADSDEDDLITLLADDVVGLWG, encoded by the coding sequence ATGATCAAACGAAGTGAACCGACCCACTTTCCCAAGTCCATTCGCAACCGAAAGCCACGCAGGAAGCAAAAGCGACGCTTGATGCTTGAAGGGCTCGAGCAACGTCAATTGCTCGCGGGTGACTTGCCGCTGTTGTCACCCAACCAGATTCCCACCTACGACGGGCCTCGGAATATTGGTTCGGTTCAGTCCTTTCCGTTTGCGGAAACCGAAACGTCCAATACGTTCGGCGCGAACGACTCCTACTCCACCGCCAACTACGTGCCGCTCGGCAATCAGTCAGGCCAGCACGACACGATCGATTTGACGGGCACGTTGACGTTCGGGCAGGTGACAACCGGTGGCGCTTTCCGCAGTGATGTCGACGTGTTCGCCTTCGATTTGAAGGCCGGTGACATCCTCGACATCGCGACCCAAGGCGCCGCTCAATCGTACACGCTCTTTTACGGAAACGGCCAAGCTTGGTACGGCGTGGATGATTTGCAGACCTTGTATCCGCTCGATTCGCCCTTGCAAACCGAAGGGAATGCTGCCTTCGCACAGGTGATCCCCGAGGACGGGCGTTACTACATGGAAGTGATCGCCAGCAATGCGTTGCAATCGTACACCATCGGGCTGAGAACGTATCGGCCCGTTACCGAACAGTTACCGGTTGGGGCGAATCAGGTCGTGTTCTTGGACTTTGATGGTCACTCGTTGCCGGCAGACATTTTCAATGCTTCCATCGGTGGTGGTGGGATTCCGGTCGGCGGTCGGTTTTTCGTTCCGAGCTTGCGAGACACCTTGACCGATTACGGGGTCCAAGTTGCCAATGAAGCGGCATATCAAGAGTTGGTCCGATCGGTCATCGTCCAGACCGAAGAGATCTTCGCCAGCATCGCTCAAACCGGAAACAACGGCGATTTCGCGACGTCGGGGGTTCCCGGTGAATTCGGTGTGACGATTTTGAACAGCGAAGATCACCCCGATCCAGGCAGCAATCCGCTCGTCAGCCGGATTTTGATCGGAGGTTCCGAGGCCCTGTTTGGGATCGGGACGGTCGGTATCGCCAGCAACATCGACATCGGCAACTTTGATTTAACCGGCATTGCCATTTTCGAAAACGAAAACGTTTTCGACTTGGCGACGGCGTTTCCCATTGACCCGAGCAAGAGCATTTTGGACGGAGTCGCTCGGTCATTGGCGGCGGTTTCGGCTCACGAGATGGGCCACTTACTCGGGATGCGGCATACCAATGGTGACAACGCCCAGGGAACACTGGTTGACGAAGGTGGCTCGCTGGTCAGTGCCGCGTACATCTTGGGCGTTGGGGCCGACGGAATTTACGGAACGGTTGATGATACCGAAGCTCGCTTCTTGAACGACCGCTTCTCGGCTAATGAAGGGTTGCTCGGCAATTCCCGTTTCGCCCAAGAGATTTCACATGTGCTTTCGACGGGCAAAGTGGGCGGTTCGGCTTCAGGACGCGTTTTCCGCGACGTCAATCGCGACGGTAATGGCACAGGCGATGTCGGACTTGCGGGCGTGACCGTTTTCACCGATCTCAATTCCAATGGGCTGCTTGATGCAGGCGAGTCCCGCACCGTGTCCGCGGCCGATGGATCGTTCACGTTGCCGATGGTGATCGGCACCGACGCGATTGTTGCGATCACACCCACACAATACGTCGCCAGCACGCCGACTTCGATTCCGGTCAGCAATGGAACCAGTGGGCCGTTGAACTTCGGCTTCACGCAAGTCGTATCGGATATCACCGGTACGAAATTCCTTGACACCGACGGCGATGGCATCAAGGACGCTGGCGAACAGGGGATTGAAGGGGTCTACATCTACTTGGACCTCGACGGCGATAACCGACCCGATATCGGCGAACCGAGCTCGCGGACGAAGGCCGACGGATCCTATTCAATCAACTTCCCCGGAAGCGGGACCTACACCATTCGTGAAGTGGTTCAGCCCGGTTATGTGCAAACCTTGCCCGGACAAGCCTCGGATTACGAATACACCGTGACCTACAACGGTATCGCATTGGGCGATAACTTTGACTTTGGCAATCAACCGTCCCAAGACTACGGTGACGCTCCCAACACCTACTTGACCTCCGATTCGGTCGGCGGTGCCAGCCACGGTATCTTGGCGGGATTGCTGTTGGGCGCGACGGTTGACCGCGAAGCCGACGGTGCACCAAGCGTCGGAGCAGACGGAGACGACATCACCGGTGCCGTCGGAGGCGGCGGGATCGTGATCGATGACGAAGACGGTGTCCGCCAAGTATCGCCATTCGGCCTCGGTTCGACAGGTCAATTCGAGGTCAGCGTGACCAACACGACCGGAGCACAGGCATACCTGCAAGGCTTCATGGACTTCGACGGTGACGGCACCTTCAACGGACCGGGGGAACATTTTGCCGTGGACCGAGTCGTCAGCACCGGGTTGACCAACTCGCCGATCATCGTCAACGTCCCCGTCCCCGCGGGCGCCGTCGTTGGTGACACCTATGCTCGATTCCGAATCAGCCAATCGTCCGGCATCGGCGCGGCTGGTTTTGTTGATACGGGGGAAGTGGAAGACTATCGCGTTTCGATTCTGCCAAGTTCGAACGTTGCAAACGACGATATGGCAACGGTCTCGCGCAACAGTGTCGGCAATCAGCTTTTCCCGCTCGCGAATGATTTTGAAACAAGCCTGAACCCACTGACCATCGTGTCGCTCAATAACAACGGCACGCAAGGAACCGTGCGGGTGTCGGATGACGGACGATCGGTCTTCTATACCCCGAAGACCAACTTCATCGGGCGTGATGTATTCGGCTACACGGTTCGCGACCAATTCGGCAACCTCAACTCAGCCGGAGTCGAAGTCGACGTCACTTATCAGTCAAACGTTCCCATCGCGGTCGATGATATTTTCCATATCCCAGAGGGTTCGACCAAACGCGCGTTGAACGTCCTTGACAATGACCTATCCAGTTTGTCAGGAGGACTTTCGATTGCCAGTGTCGTTCCAAGCGGCAACGGAAGCACGGTTGAGATCATCAGCGGTGGTCAATCGATCTACTACACACCTCCCACCAGCGGATACAACGGCACCGATCAATTTGTCTACAGCGTCATTGATGGAGCTGGAAACACAGCGAGTGCCGAGGTGACCGTCAATGTGTTGCCCCTCTCACTTAACGATGATGTCGTCGCTTATTCGATCGAGTTCCTTGATCCCATCAATGGCACGCCGATTTCGAACCTGCGACTCGATTCAACCAATCCGGCGCTGAACCGCTTCAAAGTTCGCGTCTCGGTCGATGATCTGGGAACGATCAATACGGGCAACCCGGAAGGTGTCGCCTCCGCATTCTTGGACCTGCTTTTCACCGACGAATTGGTTTCCACGGTTTCGACCGACAACAATCCTCTGTTCCCCTTCGACATCGATTTTGGCCCCCTTTTCGAAGGCAGAACCTTCCAACAAGGCAATTCTCAAACCCCAGGTTTGATTGATGATGTGGGCGGCGTTCAACAAAATTTGGTGAACCCCATCTCACACACCGGCCCAGCGGAATTGTTCACCATCACGTTTGAAGCGTTATCGCCCGGCGTCGCCGTCTTCTCGGCGGACCCAGCGGACGACGCCCAAAGCGAAACCGTTCTGATCGGCGAAGACGTCGCGTTGACCGATAACCAACTCCGTTTTGGTCAGCCCATCCTCGATTCGGTGACCGGCAATGTGATCGGATACGGCAATGCCGAATTCACGATCTTCGCAGGTGATGGAAACTACGTCAGCGCCATTGATGATGCATTCATGGTCGGCGTCGATTCGGACGGCAACGTGATTTCGCAGGGATCGAGTTCACCGGCCGTGTTGCGAGTCCTCCAGAATGATGTCTTCGTCGGTGCGACGCTCCAAGAATTCAAACAGGTGATCGAACCTGCCCAAGGCACATTGACGGTTAACACCAACGGCACGCCAAGCGATCTGAACGACGATTACTTTGAGTATCGTCCCAACACGAATGCGGCGGCAAGTGGTTTTGATCAATTCACCTACCTGATCGTCACCGATGACGGATTCCGCAGCACCGCACAGGTGACGCTCGCGTACGGCAACGCCAATCTGGACGACGAAGTCAACATCGACATGTCGTTTGTTGATGAAAATGGAAACCCGATTAGCGGTGACTCACTCCGTGTCGGGGATCGATTTGGCGTGCAGGTGAACCTGGAAGATTTGCGTGCGAGCAGCACGTTTGTATTCGCCGGCTTCTTGGATGTGTTGTACACCGCCAACACGATTCGACCCGCGGACACCTTCTTGGTAGACGACTTTGATTTCGACGTCATCATCGGCGACGAATACAATCGATCGGGAGCCGTCGGGACGGCACTCCGCGCAGGCATTATCGATGAATTTGGAACTTTCTCGGATCGCGGCAACGCTCAACCCGGCGACTACGATGATTTGAATTCGGAACCCGAAAACACTCTGGCGACCCTGTTCTTTGATGTCGTCGCACCAGGCCCGATTTCGATCCTTGGATCGCCGGCGGATTCGTTCCCGTATCAAGACACCCTGTTGTTCCAAGAAGATGATCCGGTCCCGGTCTCGAAGATTCGTTACGACGCACTGACGGCTACGGTTCCTAATGTCGCGCAAGGCGAATTCATTCAGAATCCCGCGCTCGCACCCGACGTGAATGGCGACAACATTGTTTCGCCGATTGACGCATTGATCGTGATCAACGCAATGGCAAACGCTGCAACCGGCGGTGCAGAAGGCGAATCGATCTTAGCCAGCAAGTACTTCTATGACGTCAACGGTGATCAAAAGTTGTCTCCGATCGACGCATTGCAAGTGATCAATTACTTGACGGCTCATAAGTCGATCCCAACGGCATCAAGTGAAAGCGAGCAAGTTGCGTTTGCCCTTCCATCGGCCAGTGCCGACAGTGGGTCCAGTGACGTCGAGCCTTCGGATTCGGTCTTCGCCGAGTTGTCCAGCGGTGAAGTCAAGGTCGTTTCGGTCGGCGATGCACCCGCCAGCGGATCGTTGGCAATGCCGCAGTTCGAAGCAACCACTAGCGCCGATTCCGATGAGGATGATCTGATCACGCTGCTTGCCGACGACGTCGTTGGATTATGGGGCTGA
- the obgE gene encoding GTPase ObgE: MFVDRVRIELQAGKGGDGCMSFRREKFVPRGGPDGGDGGDGGSLILQAGDGVNSLAAFANRRFYRAPKGTAGQGSMRFGRAGKDQRLYVPTGTTVIDAENGFVIKDLTTPGEEFVVARGGKGGRGNASFKSSTNRAPRERTIGAPGEVRDVILELKSIADVGLVGLPNAGKSTLLSRISAARPEIADYPFTTKHPNLGIVEVGIERSFVLADIPGLIEGASEGIGLGHEFLRHVERAGLLVHLVEPAPVDRSDPLQNYEAIRTELVQYDASLGERDEILVVTKCEMQGAEDVSAQIAEQTGKEVFLISAQTGEGLEPLVQEIMDRVEQRRELAEAGPQEPNVAGDAPKPETKPKPKKLPPHLSGLTAQLSDENQASDFDPDAETSK, encoded by the coding sequence ATGTTTGTTGATCGCGTCCGCATTGAACTGCAAGCCGGCAAGGGGGGCGATGGCTGCATGAGTTTTCGTCGCGAAAAGTTCGTTCCCCGCGGCGGCCCCGATGGCGGCGATGGGGGCGACGGCGGCAGTTTAATCCTGCAGGCCGGGGATGGTGTCAATAGCTTGGCGGCTTTCGCGAACCGGAGATTCTACCGAGCGCCCAAAGGGACAGCGGGCCAGGGATCGATGCGTTTCGGCCGCGCCGGTAAAGACCAACGTTTGTATGTCCCCACCGGCACGACGGTGATTGATGCCGAAAACGGTTTTGTCATCAAGGATTTGACGACGCCTGGCGAAGAATTTGTCGTCGCTCGTGGAGGCAAAGGAGGCCGGGGCAACGCGTCCTTCAAGTCGTCGACGAACCGCGCTCCTCGCGAACGCACGATCGGAGCTCCGGGTGAGGTTCGTGACGTCATCTTGGAACTCAAATCGATCGCCGATGTTGGCTTGGTCGGATTGCCAAACGCCGGTAAGAGCACGTTGCTGAGCCGGATTTCTGCGGCTCGCCCTGAAATTGCCGATTACCCGTTCACGACCAAACATCCGAATCTGGGGATCGTCGAAGTCGGGATCGAACGGTCGTTCGTGTTGGCCGATATCCCCGGATTGATCGAAGGAGCGAGTGAGGGGATTGGACTTGGCCACGAATTTTTGCGACATGTCGAGCGCGCAGGCTTGTTGGTCCATTTGGTGGAACCGGCTCCCGTGGACCGGTCGGATCCGCTGCAGAATTACGAAGCCATCCGAACCGAACTGGTCCAATACGATGCCTCGCTCGGCGAGAGGGACGAGATCTTGGTGGTGACCAAGTGCGAGATGCAGGGGGCCGAGGACGTGTCTGCACAGATCGCCGAGCAAACCGGTAAAGAGGTTTTTCTGATCAGTGCCCAAACGGGCGAAGGTCTCGAGCCGTTGGTCCAAGAGATCATGGATCGCGTCGAGCAGCGCCGTGAGTTGGCGGAAGCGGGACCCCAGGAACCGAATGTTGCCGGTGACGCACCGAAACCGGAAACGAAACCGAAGCCCAAAAAGCTGCCGCCGCACCTAAGCGGGTTAACGGCACAGTTGTCGGATGAGAATCAAGCGAGCGACTTTGATCCTGATGCGGAGACCTCCAAATGA
- a CDS encoding type III pantothenate kinase, whose translation MNRSRATVAVDVGNTAVKLAVELSPHTAGDHAACRQRNFESLPSRSFSLDHRQWPDRLVQWIKTEVQVEDAIWRISSVQRQAVERLRQQVAQSFPDAHVDQITRDHLPMPIDVDVPETVGIDRLLGAFAAINRFDGPVIIVDAGSAVTVDYVDDRGHFAGGAILPGLNLQTHALATGTDALPPIDWTRNPPLRVPAKNTTEAIQLGVLTSVTSAIDRLIDWYNRHPNRGQNGEAIVVLCGGDAAAISARVERQHVVHHGLVCQGIFDLSLPPRREMLR comes from the coding sequence ATGAATCGGTCTCGCGCTACGGTCGCGGTCGATGTAGGAAACACGGCAGTCAAGTTGGCGGTTGAATTGTCGCCGCACACCGCAGGCGACCACGCCGCGTGTCGGCAGCGGAACTTCGAGTCGTTGCCCTCGCGATCGTTCTCGCTCGATCACAGGCAATGGCCCGATCGACTCGTTCAGTGGATCAAAACGGAGGTCCAAGTCGAAGACGCGATTTGGCGAATTTCGAGTGTCCAGCGGCAAGCGGTGGAAAGGCTCCGACAACAGGTCGCTCAGTCCTTCCCCGATGCACATGTCGACCAAATCACTCGTGACCATTTGCCGATGCCGATCGATGTTGATGTTCCCGAAACCGTCGGCATTGATCGATTGCTCGGTGCGTTTGCGGCGATCAATCGATTCGACGGTCCCGTGATCATTGTTGACGCGGGATCGGCTGTGACGGTGGACTATGTCGATGATCGAGGCCATTTCGCGGGTGGAGCGATTTTGCCGGGATTGAACCTGCAAACCCATGCCTTGGCAACGGGGACCGATGCGCTGCCACCGATCGATTGGACTCGCAATCCGCCGCTGCGCGTGCCTGCAAAAAACACGACCGAAGCGATCCAGTTAGGTGTGTTGACGAGTGTGACCTCGGCAATTGATCGGTTGATTGATTGGTACAATCGCCATCCGAATCGCGGTCAGAACGGCGAGGCAATCGTCGTGCTTTGTGGCGGGGACGCGGCAGCCATTTCGGCACGAGTCGAGCGTCAGCACGTTGTGCATCATGGCCTCGTTTGTCAAGGAATTTTTGACCTGTCCCTCCCCCCCCGCCGCGAGATGCTACGATAG